A window of Candidatus Nitrospira allomarina genomic DNA:
CACAAATCAGGATTGTTGGCTATCGCCTCATAGTCATCGGCCGTTCCCAAGGCGATAAACGCGACTCCCGCTTTGTGAACCAGTTCTTGGAAATGGGCACTGGTGAAGATTGTGACTTTATGCCCGCGTTGCTGGAGTTCTCTAGACATCCCCACCAGGGGCAGGACATCCCCGTAACTCCCCACGGCCAGAATAAGAATCGTCATTGAGTTTGACCTGACGTTACCCTTGGAATTCCTCGTTTGCGAATGCGAGGTTATTCGTCTGCCATCGTTTCAACCGGCAAAAGCCCCAAGGCATATAGAGTCCGAAGGTGATGATCGTGAGCACCATGATCAGGAGCCAGGTCCCAAAAAATCCTAATCCCGTTCCGTGAAAGGCGAGTTGGCGATTCCCGATGAAGGTGTGTTCTGAAATCCACCGCTGCTGAGCGGAATAGGCCCACGGAAAAAATAAGCCAAAGGTGATCACGGTCAACACCCACGTCCAGATAAATAACCATAAACAACTGAATCCTGTTCCGCGAAAATCAAA
This region includes:
- a CDS encoding DUF898 family protein, producing the protein MNHQRFDFRGTGFSCLWLFIWTWVLTVITFGLFFPWAYSAQQRWISEHTFIGNRQLAFHGTGLGFFGTWLLIMVLTIITFGLYMPWGFCRLKRWQTNNLAFANEEFQG